A single genomic interval of Cucumis sativus cultivar 9930 chromosome 5, Cucumber_9930_V3, whole genome shotgun sequence harbors:
- the LOC116403896 gene encoding uncharacterized protein LOC116403896 yields the protein MDKSWMTQNRMSREYDLGVERFIKFGLSHAKGLNSIRCPCLNCGNRLLKDVSTVRYHLYANGIDKSYKVWFWHGEELNSDNVANTMETTVDETDENDDLFNTINMVQSVQEQSFNASNTFDTMFDDAKKPLYPGCKKFTKLSALVRLYNLKVRYGWTNTSFSELLSIISDLLPDNNEIPCSLYEAKKTLGALGLSYQKIDACPNDCCLYRKEYEKLTKCPKCGLSRWKIAKNSKKEKSGVAAKQMWYFPIIPRFIRMFKRSENAKNLRWHAIDRQVDGVLRHPADTPSWRLIDHMWPTFGSEPRNLRLGLSTDGINPFGDMSTTYSCWPIITTIYNLPPWLCMRRKHLMLTMLISGPKQPGYDINTYLAPLIDDLQTLWTDGVRCFDAYKEEYFTLRAVLLWTINDFPAYGNLCGFSVKGYKACPICGEETTSIRLQHGKKMSYMGHRKYLPRRHPYRLQKKKINGKQEHGIPPQPLSDEAMYLKMKDMIFSCGKKCGKTVHNEGGNDYWKRRPAFFQLPYWKHLHVRHCLDIMHIEKNVCMNIVGTLLDIPGKSKDGMNTRLDLVEMKIRPELAPTFTGNRTYIPAACYTLSKEEKYRFCKTLSEIKVPEGYSANISSRVSLDDLKLTGLKSHDCHVLMQQLLPIAIRSVLPKNVRYTISRLCFFFNAICAKSFSVSDLDALQEDIVLTLCNLEKYFPPSFFTIMVHLVVHLVREVKLCGPVYLRWMYPFERCMKVLKSYVRSRARPEGCIAEASICEEAVEFCSDFLSGLDPIGLGSLNSRTEIQSDRPLSAGTYVRSDVQQLKQAHLHVLQNIGEVHPYVE from the coding sequence ATGGACAAGTCATGGATGACCCAAAATAGGATGTCAAGAGAATATGATTTAGGAGTCGAAAGGTTCATTAAATTTGGGTTGAGTCATGCCAAAGGTCTTAATTCAATTAGATGTCCATGTTTGAATTGCGGCAATCGTTTACTTAAGGATGTCTCAACAGTTCGGTATCATCTGTATGCCAATGGAATTGATAAGAGTTACAAGGTATGGTTCTGGCATGGTGAAGAATTGAACTCAGATAACGTTGCCAACACGATGGAAACTACAGTGGATGAAACTGATGAAAACGAcgatttatttaatacaattaatatGGTTCAATCTGTTCAAGAACAATCTTTTAATGCATCAAATACCTTCGACACTATGTTTGATGACGCGAAGAAACCCTTATACCCAGGATGTAAGAAATTCACAAAGTTATCAGCCCTCGTGAGATTGTATAACCTGAAGGTTAGGTATGGTTGGACGAATACTAGCTTCTCTGAATTGCTGTCCATAATAAGTGATCTATTACCTGATAACAATGAAATTCCATGTTCTTTGTACGAAGCGAAGAAAACACTTGGTGCCCTAGGACTGAGTTACCAAAAGATTGATGCATGCCCTAATGATTGTTGCTTGTAcagaaaagaatatgaaaagttgACCAAGTGCCCTAAGTGTGGTTTGTCAAGGTGGAAGATCGCTAAGAactcaaaaaaggaaaaaagtggTGTGGCTGCTAAGCAGATGTGGTACTTTCCAATAATTCCAAGATTTATAAGAATGTTCAAGAGATCTGAAAATGCTAAGAACTTGCGTTGGCATGCGATAGATAGACAAGTTGATGGTGTTTTGAGACACCCGGCTGACACTCCATCATGGAGGTTGATAGACCACATGTGGCCAACCTTTGGGTCAGAACCGAGAAATCTCCGTTTGGGTTTGTCTACTGATGGAATTAACCCATTTGGAGATATGTCGACGACGTACAGTTGTTGGCCCATCATCACTACAATATACAACCTTCCACCATGGCTGTGTATgagaagaaaacatttgaTGCTGACAATGTTAATATCAGGTCCAAAGCAACCGGGGTACGATATCAATACGTACTTAGCACCTTTAATTGATGATCTACAAACGTTGTGGACGGATGGAGTTCGTTGTTTCGATGCATATAAGGAAGAATATTTCACACTGCGGGCTGTCTTATTATGGACCATCAACGATTTTCCAGCATACGGTAATCTATGCGGTTTTAGTGTGAAAGGATATAAGGCTTGTCCAATATGTGGAGAGGAGACTACTTCTATAAGATTGCAACatggaaagaaaatgtcaTACATGGGACACAGGAAATATTTGCCAAGACGTCATCCATAcagattacaaaaaaaaaaaattaatgggaAGCAAGAGCATGGAATTCCTCCACAACCCTTATCGGACGAGGCCATGTACCTTAAGATGAAAGACATGATATTTTCATGTGGGAAGAAGTGTGGGAAGACTGTGCATAATGAAGGTGGCAATGACTATTGGAAAAGAAGACCTGCTTTTTTTCAACTACCATATTGGAAACACTTGCATGTTCGACACTGTTTAGACATAatgcatattgaaaaaaatgtatgcatGAACATAGTGGGCACCTTACTTGATATACCAGGAAAAAGTAAGGATGGGATGAATACTAGACTTGACTTGGTTGAGATGAAAATTAGACCAGAATTGGCACCAACGTTTACTGGTAATAGAACTTATATCCCTGCGGCATGTTATACACtgtcaaaagaagagaagtatCGATTTTGCAAGACTTTGTCAGAAATTAAAGTTCCAGAAGGTTATTCAGCAAATATTAGTAGTCGTGTCTCTTTGGATGACTTAAAACTGACCGGCCTTAAGTCGCACGACTGTCATGTTTTAATGCAGCAACTGCTTCCAATTGCAATACGTTCAGTCCTACCGAAGAATGTGAGGTACACTATTAGTAGATTgtgcttcttcttcaatgCGATTTGTGCCAAAAGTTTTTCTGTCTCAGATCTTGATGCACTTCAAGAAGATATAGTTCTGACTTTATGCAATCTTGAGAAGTATTTCCCACCCTCGTTTTTTACAATCATGGTTCACCTTGTCGTTCATCTCGTTAGAGAAGTAAAGCTTTGTGGACCAGTATATTTGCGATGGATGTACCCATTTGAACGATGCATGAAAGTGTTGAAAAGTTATGTTCGCAGTAGAGCTCGACCGGAAGGATGCATTGCAGAAGCAAGCATATGCGAGGAGGCAGTTGAATTCTGTTCAGATTTTCTTTCTGGATTAGATCCTATTGGACTTGGGTCACTCAATTCAAGGACAGAAATACAAAGTGATCGACCGCTATCAGCAGGAACATACGTTCGATCCGATGTCCAACAACTCAAGCAAGCACATCTTCATGTCTTACAGAACATTGGAGAAGTGCACCCATACGTTGAGTAA